A part of Dreissena polymorpha isolate Duluth1 chromosome 13, UMN_Dpol_1.0, whole genome shotgun sequence genomic DNA contains:
- the LOC127856446 gene encoding tubulin monoglutamylase TTLL4-like isoform X3 — protein sequence MADPNVAKLTASLEDLSLKKQLPLRQQTQKPMLKYSNNSIKPVQLFNHADLVSVRSNAEAARNAYSSLSNASANSTMPTPFRSTMKPPPSPQQLLKAATGTNVSSTSSGNAAPKSATTKGHSNPYARPLSAKDIASDLQSQQQKIKKTNSVSQMQSGPNAMFNIGPEGTPVFGYPMNAFMRPQSALRKETPAQTSGAKSTTTKKTSEETTASKTGATKSTATASPRKEIPPTKLERETDLSLNGQSNNKENSGPKNQFGPASKAIPASSSSQLLNQSVNSPSSSPVKVSAASQTQNSTLAKNVDSSLSSIPLTQEVGSENSSKAVAYAKPVSSLPRPGSAVKSVMPDSQMPVRNLNYTPTKPYHEVANPKPVISATTKTQQTSETIITVKAEPPKGITYMAPSVINKPNKANKAALSQSSDSSSSKLSSDSSSSGTMYYSKKSKADIMIHEQRPPAIGAPSKLLRGAEKGSATNFTSGSELDEAADDESEIPSGERMPGDGEASLLGDENEDEDFPEDCEDDIVDNLDDDFVGGSDGESDGYSFTSSSMSRPSTSTQRLKSRPVSAVESEVISVSRSQTASPDRSIKPPLTKSLFPNIPPVVTFVAEGDKVEQLPWEVRKYLKWRITSITPNVVKHCLARSGFRITKRNHDWLGCWGKHMKSQGFKALREYQKLNHYPGSFQIGRKDRLWRNLSKMQVHFGKKEFGFFPQTYCLPYDSKLLKRAFEDGSTKQKWIVKPPASARGIGIKVISKLTQVPKKRPVIVQRYLARPYLINDSKFDMRVYVYVSSFDPLRLYVFEDGLARFASMKYSSSMKHLANKFMHLTNYSVNKRNADYQANADDTVCQGHKWSLKALWNYMKRQGINTNAIWESMKDLIIKTIICADGPVNSLVKANCKSRYCVHELFGFDILLDESLKPWVLEVNISPSLHSNSQLDVNIKGQMIKDLMNISGMRVPDKHDVVPHAPQTSGPPDLSNYVPPNNVCMDKRLFSQQLSPDERAKHAYYSQRYQDEQVQQTILDILTPDDVRFLTESIDEDSRKGGFQRVFPTPSTHKYLKYFETPRYYNLLLNQWVQRFNRMEQRGIALLQSLCTEGLHLELCTENHNHQWNPPNATCHSYRGDRLLSAPVSKHLKDGEALKSRRKSRESKPENTNTSLLHDHDRVGWYVRSLPNISKQ from the exons ACCCAGAAGCCCATGCTAAAATACAGCAACAACTCCATCAAGCCCGTCCAGCTGTTCAACCATGCTGACCTAGTTTCCGTGCGAAGCAATGCTGAGGCCGCCCGCAACGCCTACAGCAGTCTGAGCAATGCCTCAGCCAACAGCACCATGCCAACGCCGTTCCGTTCCACCATGAAACCGCCACCTAGTCCCCAGCAACTTCTTAAAGCAGCCACTG GTACTAACGTTTCGTCCACCTCAAGTGGAAATGCTGCCCCAAAATCTGCCACAACGAAGGGTCACAGCAACCCATATGCCCGCCCGCTGAGTGCCAAAGACATCGCGAGTGACCTTCAATCACAGCAGCAGAAGATCAAGAAGACCAACAGCGTATCTCAGATGCAATCGGGTCCCAACGCCATGTTTAATATCGGACCAGAAGGAACACCAGTATTTGGTTATCCAATGAACGCGTTCATGCGTCCCCAGAGTGCCTTGCGAAAGGAGACTCCTGCACAGACCTCCGGTGCGAAATCTACAACAACGAAAAAAACTAGCGAGGAAACAACAGCATCGAAAACTGGAGCGACGAAATCTACTGCCACCGCGAGTCCTAGAAAAGAAATTCCGCCGACAAAGCTAGAACGGGAAACTGACCTTAGTTTGAACGGTCAgtcaaataataaagaaaatagtGGACCGAAGAATCAGTTCGGACCGGCGTCAAAAGCAATACCTGCTTCAAGTAGTTCACAGTTGTTAAATCAGAGTGTTAATAGCCCCTCTTCTAGTCCTGTAAAGGTATCTGCAGCCTCACAGACTCAAAATAGCACCCTTGCAAAGAATGTGGACTCAAGCTTGAGCTCGATTCCCTTAACTCAAGAAGTGGGCTCGGAAAATAGTTCAAAGGCTGTTGCGTACGCTAAACCAGTCTCTTCGCTGCCGCGTCCGGGTTCTGCCGTGAAATCTGTTATGCCAGATTCGCAGATGCCAGTTCGGAACCTGAATTACACTCCCACTAAACCGTACCACGAAGTGGCGAATCCAAAACCTGTAATTTCAGCCACAACCAAAACTCAACAGACTAGCGAGACTATAATAACCGTGAAAGCGGAGCCGCCGAAAGGCATAACTTATATGGCTCCCTCTGTAATAAATAAGCCAAATAAGGCAAACAAGGCTGCCTTAAGCCAGAGCAGCGACTCAAGTAGTTCCAAACTGTCCAGTGACAGTTCTTCATCGGGAACAATGTACTATAGCAAGAAGTCGAAAGCAGATATTATGATTCACGAACAACGCCCGCCAGCCATTGGTGCGCCTTCCAAACTCCTTCGAGGAGCTGAAAAGGGGTCGGCCACAAATTTTACGTCTGGGTCAGAATTGGATGAAGCAGCAGATGATGAGTCCGAAATTCCATCAGG GGAGAGGATGCCAGGTGATGGGGAGGCCAGCCTACTTGGGGATGAAAATGAGGACGAGGACTTCCCAGAAGATTGTGAAGATGACATCGTGGACAATCTAGATGATGACTTCGTTGGAGGATCCGACG GCGAGTCCGATGGGTATTCCTTCACTAGCAGTAGCATGTCACGCCCCTCAACCTCGACACAACGCCTAAAGTCACGACCCGTGAGCGCTGTAGAAAGTGAGGTCATCAGCGTCAGTCGATCTCAGACGGCCTCGCCCGATAGAAGCATCAAGCCTCCACTGACCAAGAGTTTGTTTCCAAACATTCCGCCAGTCGTGACTTTCGTTGCTGAGGGCGACAAAG TTGAGCAACTACCATGGGAAGTGAGAAAATACCTTAAATGGCGTATAACCTCCATAACTCCGAACGTTGTGAAACACTGCCTGGCGCGATCAGGATTTCGGATCACGAAACGCAACCATGACTGGCTGGGCTGCTGGGGAAAGCACATGAAATCTCAAGGATTCAAGGCTTTAAGAGAGTATCAGAag CTGAACCATTACCCAGGTTCATTCCAAATTGGTCGCAAAGATAGACTGTGGCGTAACCTCTCAAAGATGCAGGTCCACTTCGGGAAGAAGGAGTTTGGGTTTTTCCCGCAGACCTACTGCCTTCCATATGACTCAAAGCTCCTGAAACGAGCCTTTGAAGACGGAAGTACAAAGCAGAAATGGATAGTCAAACCA CCAGCTTCTGCTCGAGGTATCGGAATCAAGGTTATCAGCAAACTAACCCAAGTACCAAAGAAACGGCCGGTGATAGTTCAAAG gtaTCTTGCCCGTCCCTACCTTATCAACGATAGCAAGTTTGACATGAGAGTCTATGTGTATGTCAGCTCGTTCGATCCGCTACGGCTCTACGTGTTTGAAGACGGACTTGCAAGATTTGCCTCAATGAA GTATTCCAGTTCCATGAAACATCTCGCAAACAAGTTCATGCACCTGACAAACTACTCGGTGAACAAAAGAAATGCTGACTACCAGGCCAATGCAGACGATACTGTGTGTCAAGGGCACAAGTG GAGTCTGAAGGCGTTGTGGAACTACATGAAGCGGCAGGGAATCAATACGAATGCTATCTGGGAGAGCATGAAGGACCTCATTATCAAGACCATTATCTG CGCTGACGGCCCAGTGAACAGCTTGGTTAAAGCGAACTGCAAGAGTCGCTACTGCGTTCATGAGTTGTTTGGCTTTGACATTCTACTGGATGAGAGCTTAAAGCCGTGGGTCCTAGAAGTCAACATCTCACCTAG tttgcaTTCAAACTCGCAGCTGGACGTGAACATCAAGGGTCAGATGATCAAAGACCTCATGAACATCTCTGGAATGCGAGTGCCCGACAAGCACGACGTCGTGCCGCATGCACCTCAGACCAGCGGCCCTCCAGATCTCAG CAATTATGTGCCACCCAATAATGTCTGCATGGACAAACGCTTGTTCAGTCAGCAACTCTCCCCAGATGAGAGAGCAAAGCATGCGTACTATAGCCAGCGGTATCAAGATGAG CAAGTACAGCAGACGATACTGGACATCCTGACTCCGGACGATGTACGGTTCCTCACGGAGTCCATTGACGAGGACTCTAGGAAGGGTGGGTTTCAGAGGGTCTTTCCCACGCCTTCCACCCACAAATACCTCAAGTACTTCGAGACGCCCCGCTACTACAACCTGCTACTCAACCAGTGGGTGCAGCGATTCAATCGCATGGAGCAGAGGG GGATTGCTCTGCTCCAGTCTCTGTGCACGGAAGGCCTACATCTGGAGCTTTGTACGGAGAACCACAACCACCAG TGGAACCCCCCGAACGCCACCTGCCACTCGTATCGGGGAGATCGTTTGCTAAGTGCCCCGGTCTCAAAACATTTGAAAGACGGCGAGGCATTGAAGTCCAG
- the LOC127856446 gene encoding tubulin monoglutamylase TTLL4-like isoform X7 — protein MADPNVAKLTASLEDLSLKKQLPLRQQTQKPMLKYSNNSIKPVQLFNHADLVSVRSNAEAARNAYSSLSNASANSTMPTPFRSTMKPPPSPQQLLKAATGTNVSSTSSGNAAPKSATTKGHSNPYARPLSAKDIASDLQSQQQKIKKTNSVSQMQSGPNAMFNIGPEGTPVFGYPMNAFMRPQSALRKETPAQTSGAKSTTTKKTSEETTASKTGATKSTATASPRKEIPPTKLERETDLSLNGQSNNKENSGPKNQFGPASKAIPASSSSQLLNQSVNSPSSSPVKVSAASQTQNSTLAKNVDSSLSSIPLTQEVGSENSSKAVAYAKPVSSLPRPGSAVKSVMPDSQMPVRNLNYTPTKPYHEVANPKPVISATTKTQQTSETIITVKAEPPKGITYMAPSVINKPNKANKAALSQSSDSSSSKLSSDSSSSGTMYYSKKSKADIMIHEQRPPAIGAPSKLLRGAEKGSATNFTSGSELDEAADDESEIPSGERMPGDGEASLLGDENEDEDFPEDCEDDIVDNLDDDFVGGSDGESDGYSFTSSSMSRPSTSTQRLKSRPVSAVESEVISVSRSQTASPDRSIKPPLTKSLFPNIPPVVTFVAEGDKVEQLPWEVRKYLKWRITSITPNVVKHCLARSGFRITKRNHDWLGCWGKHMKSQGFKALREYQKLNHYPGSFQIGRKDRLWRNLSKMQVHFGKKEFGFFPQTYCLPYDSKLLKRAFEDGSTKQKWIVKPPASARGIGIKVISKLTQVPKKRPVIVQRYLARPYLINDSKFDMRVYVYVSSFDPLRLYVFEDGLARFASMKYSSSMKHLANKFMHLTNYSVNKRNADYQANADDTVCQGHKWSLKALWNYMKRQGINTNAIWESMKDLIIKTIICADGPVNSLVKANCKSRYCVHELFGFDILLDESLKPWVLEVNISPSLHSNSQLDVNIKGQMIKDLMNISGMRVPDKHDVVPHAPQTSGPPDLSNYVPPNNVCMDKRLFSQQLSPDERAKHAYYSQRYQDEQVQQTILDILTPDDVRFLTESIDEDSRKGGFQRVFPTPSTHKYLKYFETPRYYNLLLNQWVQRFNRMEQRGIALLQSLCTEGLHLELCTENHNHQWNPPNATCHSYRGDRLLSAPVSKHLKDGEALKSR, from the exons ACCCAGAAGCCCATGCTAAAATACAGCAACAACTCCATCAAGCCCGTCCAGCTGTTCAACCATGCTGACCTAGTTTCCGTGCGAAGCAATGCTGAGGCCGCCCGCAACGCCTACAGCAGTCTGAGCAATGCCTCAGCCAACAGCACCATGCCAACGCCGTTCCGTTCCACCATGAAACCGCCACCTAGTCCCCAGCAACTTCTTAAAGCAGCCACTG GTACTAACGTTTCGTCCACCTCAAGTGGAAATGCTGCCCCAAAATCTGCCACAACGAAGGGTCACAGCAACCCATATGCCCGCCCGCTGAGTGCCAAAGACATCGCGAGTGACCTTCAATCACAGCAGCAGAAGATCAAGAAGACCAACAGCGTATCTCAGATGCAATCGGGTCCCAACGCCATGTTTAATATCGGACCAGAAGGAACACCAGTATTTGGTTATCCAATGAACGCGTTCATGCGTCCCCAGAGTGCCTTGCGAAAGGAGACTCCTGCACAGACCTCCGGTGCGAAATCTACAACAACGAAAAAAACTAGCGAGGAAACAACAGCATCGAAAACTGGAGCGACGAAATCTACTGCCACCGCGAGTCCTAGAAAAGAAATTCCGCCGACAAAGCTAGAACGGGAAACTGACCTTAGTTTGAACGGTCAgtcaaataataaagaaaatagtGGACCGAAGAATCAGTTCGGACCGGCGTCAAAAGCAATACCTGCTTCAAGTAGTTCACAGTTGTTAAATCAGAGTGTTAATAGCCCCTCTTCTAGTCCTGTAAAGGTATCTGCAGCCTCACAGACTCAAAATAGCACCCTTGCAAAGAATGTGGACTCAAGCTTGAGCTCGATTCCCTTAACTCAAGAAGTGGGCTCGGAAAATAGTTCAAAGGCTGTTGCGTACGCTAAACCAGTCTCTTCGCTGCCGCGTCCGGGTTCTGCCGTGAAATCTGTTATGCCAGATTCGCAGATGCCAGTTCGGAACCTGAATTACACTCCCACTAAACCGTACCACGAAGTGGCGAATCCAAAACCTGTAATTTCAGCCACAACCAAAACTCAACAGACTAGCGAGACTATAATAACCGTGAAAGCGGAGCCGCCGAAAGGCATAACTTATATGGCTCCCTCTGTAATAAATAAGCCAAATAAGGCAAACAAGGCTGCCTTAAGCCAGAGCAGCGACTCAAGTAGTTCCAAACTGTCCAGTGACAGTTCTTCATCGGGAACAATGTACTATAGCAAGAAGTCGAAAGCAGATATTATGATTCACGAACAACGCCCGCCAGCCATTGGTGCGCCTTCCAAACTCCTTCGAGGAGCTGAAAAGGGGTCGGCCACAAATTTTACGTCTGGGTCAGAATTGGATGAAGCAGCAGATGATGAGTCCGAAATTCCATCAGG GGAGAGGATGCCAGGTGATGGGGAGGCCAGCCTACTTGGGGATGAAAATGAGGACGAGGACTTCCCAGAAGATTGTGAAGATGACATCGTGGACAATCTAGATGATGACTTCGTTGGAGGATCCGACG GCGAGTCCGATGGGTATTCCTTCACTAGCAGTAGCATGTCACGCCCCTCAACCTCGACACAACGCCTAAAGTCACGACCCGTGAGCGCTGTAGAAAGTGAGGTCATCAGCGTCAGTCGATCTCAGACGGCCTCGCCCGATAGAAGCATCAAGCCTCCACTGACCAAGAGTTTGTTTCCAAACATTCCGCCAGTCGTGACTTTCGTTGCTGAGGGCGACAAAG TTGAGCAACTACCATGGGAAGTGAGAAAATACCTTAAATGGCGTATAACCTCCATAACTCCGAACGTTGTGAAACACTGCCTGGCGCGATCAGGATTTCGGATCACGAAACGCAACCATGACTGGCTGGGCTGCTGGGGAAAGCACATGAAATCTCAAGGATTCAAGGCTTTAAGAGAGTATCAGAag CTGAACCATTACCCAGGTTCATTCCAAATTGGTCGCAAAGATAGACTGTGGCGTAACCTCTCAAAGATGCAGGTCCACTTCGGGAAGAAGGAGTTTGGGTTTTTCCCGCAGACCTACTGCCTTCCATATGACTCAAAGCTCCTGAAACGAGCCTTTGAAGACGGAAGTACAAAGCAGAAATGGATAGTCAAACCA CCAGCTTCTGCTCGAGGTATCGGAATCAAGGTTATCAGCAAACTAACCCAAGTACCAAAGAAACGGCCGGTGATAGTTCAAAG gtaTCTTGCCCGTCCCTACCTTATCAACGATAGCAAGTTTGACATGAGAGTCTATGTGTATGTCAGCTCGTTCGATCCGCTACGGCTCTACGTGTTTGAAGACGGACTTGCAAGATTTGCCTCAATGAA GTATTCCAGTTCCATGAAACATCTCGCAAACAAGTTCATGCACCTGACAAACTACTCGGTGAACAAAAGAAATGCTGACTACCAGGCCAATGCAGACGATACTGTGTGTCAAGGGCACAAGTG GAGTCTGAAGGCGTTGTGGAACTACATGAAGCGGCAGGGAATCAATACGAATGCTATCTGGGAGAGCATGAAGGACCTCATTATCAAGACCATTATCTG CGCTGACGGCCCAGTGAACAGCTTGGTTAAAGCGAACTGCAAGAGTCGCTACTGCGTTCATGAGTTGTTTGGCTTTGACATTCTACTGGATGAGAGCTTAAAGCCGTGGGTCCTAGAAGTCAACATCTCACCTAG tttgcaTTCAAACTCGCAGCTGGACGTGAACATCAAGGGTCAGATGATCAAAGACCTCATGAACATCTCTGGAATGCGAGTGCCCGACAAGCACGACGTCGTGCCGCATGCACCTCAGACCAGCGGCCCTCCAGATCTCAG CAATTATGTGCCACCCAATAATGTCTGCATGGACAAACGCTTGTTCAGTCAGCAACTCTCCCCAGATGAGAGAGCAAAGCATGCGTACTATAGCCAGCGGTATCAAGATGAG CAAGTACAGCAGACGATACTGGACATCCTGACTCCGGACGATGTACGGTTCCTCACGGAGTCCATTGACGAGGACTCTAGGAAGGGTGGGTTTCAGAGGGTCTTTCCCACGCCTTCCACCCACAAATACCTCAAGTACTTCGAGACGCCCCGCTACTACAACCTGCTACTCAACCAGTGGGTGCAGCGATTCAATCGCATGGAGCAGAGGG GGATTGCTCTGCTCCAGTCTCTGTGCACGGAAGGCCTACATCTGGAGCTTTGTACGGAGAACCACAACCACCAG TGGAACCCCCCGAACGCCACCTGCCACTCGTATCGGGGAGATCGTTTGCTAAGTGCCCCGGTCTCAAAACATTTGAAAGACGGCGAGGCATTGAAGTCCAG
- the LOC127856446 gene encoding tubulin monoglutamylase TTLL4-like isoform X2: protein MADPNVAKLTASLEDLSLKKQLPLRQQTQKPMLKYSNNSIKPVQLFNHADLVSVRSNAEAARNAYSSLSNASANSTMPTPFRSTMKPPPSPQQLLKAATGTNVSSTSSGNAAPKSATTKGHSNPYARPLSAKDIASDLQSQQQKIKKTNSVSQMQSGPNAMFNIGPEGTPVFGYPMNAFMRPQSALRKETPAQTSGAKSTTTKKTSEETTASKTGATKSTATASPRKEIPPTKLERETDLSLNGQSNNKENSGPKNQFGPASKAIPASSSSQLLNQSVNSPSSSPVKVSAASQTQNSTLAKNVDSSLSSIPLTQEVGSENSSKAVAYAKPVSSLPRPGSAVKSVMPDSQMPVRNLNYTPTKPYHEVANPKPVISATTKTQQTSETIITVKAEPPKGITYMAPSVINKPNKANKAALSQSSDSSSSKLSSDSSSSGTMYYSKKSKADIMIHEQRPPAIGAPSKLLRGAEKGSATNFTSGSELDEAADDESEIPSGERMPGDGEASLLGDENEDEDFPEDCEDDIVDNLDDDFVGGSDGESDGYSFTSSSMSRPSTSTQRLKSRPVSAVESEVISVSRSQTASPDRSIKPPLTKSLFPNIPPVVTFVAEGDKVEQLPWEVRKYLKWRITSITPNVVKHCLARSGFRITKRNHDWLGCWGKHMKSQGFKALREYQKLNHYPGSFQIGRKDRLWRNLSKMQVHFGKKEFGFFPQTYCLPYDSKLLKRAFEDGSTKQKWIVKPPASARGIGIKVISKLTQVPKKRPVIVQRYLARPYLINDSKFDMRVYVYVSSFDPLRLYVFEDGLARFASMKYSSSMKHLANKFMHLTNYSVNKRNADYQANADDTVCQGHKWSLKALWNYMKRQGINTNAIWESMKDLIIKTIICADGPVNSLVKANCKSRYCVHELFGFDILLDESLKPWVLEVNISPSLHSNSQLDVNIKGQMIKDLMNISGMRVPDKHDVVPHAPQTSGPPDLSNYVPPNNVCMDKRLFSQQLSPDERAKHAYYSQRYQDEQVQQTILDILTPDDVRFLTESIDEDSRKGGFQRVFPTPSTHKYLKYFETPRYYNLLLNQWVQRFNRMEQRGIALLQSLCTEGLHLELCTENHNHQWNPPNATCHSYRGDRLLSAPVSKHLKDGEALKSRRERTFHGSIMKVTVSPSTPSPGVVLRRLHASVLLKSVPATDHAYRETRNLQAASAKNKEETAADH from the exons ACCCAGAAGCCCATGCTAAAATACAGCAACAACTCCATCAAGCCCGTCCAGCTGTTCAACCATGCTGACCTAGTTTCCGTGCGAAGCAATGCTGAGGCCGCCCGCAACGCCTACAGCAGTCTGAGCAATGCCTCAGCCAACAGCACCATGCCAACGCCGTTCCGTTCCACCATGAAACCGCCACCTAGTCCCCAGCAACTTCTTAAAGCAGCCACTG GTACTAACGTTTCGTCCACCTCAAGTGGAAATGCTGCCCCAAAATCTGCCACAACGAAGGGTCACAGCAACCCATATGCCCGCCCGCTGAGTGCCAAAGACATCGCGAGTGACCTTCAATCACAGCAGCAGAAGATCAAGAAGACCAACAGCGTATCTCAGATGCAATCGGGTCCCAACGCCATGTTTAATATCGGACCAGAAGGAACACCAGTATTTGGTTATCCAATGAACGCGTTCATGCGTCCCCAGAGTGCCTTGCGAAAGGAGACTCCTGCACAGACCTCCGGTGCGAAATCTACAACAACGAAAAAAACTAGCGAGGAAACAACAGCATCGAAAACTGGAGCGACGAAATCTACTGCCACCGCGAGTCCTAGAAAAGAAATTCCGCCGACAAAGCTAGAACGGGAAACTGACCTTAGTTTGAACGGTCAgtcaaataataaagaaaatagtGGACCGAAGAATCAGTTCGGACCGGCGTCAAAAGCAATACCTGCTTCAAGTAGTTCACAGTTGTTAAATCAGAGTGTTAATAGCCCCTCTTCTAGTCCTGTAAAGGTATCTGCAGCCTCACAGACTCAAAATAGCACCCTTGCAAAGAATGTGGACTCAAGCTTGAGCTCGATTCCCTTAACTCAAGAAGTGGGCTCGGAAAATAGTTCAAAGGCTGTTGCGTACGCTAAACCAGTCTCTTCGCTGCCGCGTCCGGGTTCTGCCGTGAAATCTGTTATGCCAGATTCGCAGATGCCAGTTCGGAACCTGAATTACACTCCCACTAAACCGTACCACGAAGTGGCGAATCCAAAACCTGTAATTTCAGCCACAACCAAAACTCAACAGACTAGCGAGACTATAATAACCGTGAAAGCGGAGCCGCCGAAAGGCATAACTTATATGGCTCCCTCTGTAATAAATAAGCCAAATAAGGCAAACAAGGCTGCCTTAAGCCAGAGCAGCGACTCAAGTAGTTCCAAACTGTCCAGTGACAGTTCTTCATCGGGAACAATGTACTATAGCAAGAAGTCGAAAGCAGATATTATGATTCACGAACAACGCCCGCCAGCCATTGGTGCGCCTTCCAAACTCCTTCGAGGAGCTGAAAAGGGGTCGGCCACAAATTTTACGTCTGGGTCAGAATTGGATGAAGCAGCAGATGATGAGTCCGAAATTCCATCAGG GGAGAGGATGCCAGGTGATGGGGAGGCCAGCCTACTTGGGGATGAAAATGAGGACGAGGACTTCCCAGAAGATTGTGAAGATGACATCGTGGACAATCTAGATGATGACTTCGTTGGAGGATCCGACG GCGAGTCCGATGGGTATTCCTTCACTAGCAGTAGCATGTCACGCCCCTCAACCTCGACACAACGCCTAAAGTCACGACCCGTGAGCGCTGTAGAAAGTGAGGTCATCAGCGTCAGTCGATCTCAGACGGCCTCGCCCGATAGAAGCATCAAGCCTCCACTGACCAAGAGTTTGTTTCCAAACATTCCGCCAGTCGTGACTTTCGTTGCTGAGGGCGACAAAG TTGAGCAACTACCATGGGAAGTGAGAAAATACCTTAAATGGCGTATAACCTCCATAACTCCGAACGTTGTGAAACACTGCCTGGCGCGATCAGGATTTCGGATCACGAAACGCAACCATGACTGGCTGGGCTGCTGGGGAAAGCACATGAAATCTCAAGGATTCAAGGCTTTAAGAGAGTATCAGAag CTGAACCATTACCCAGGTTCATTCCAAATTGGTCGCAAAGATAGACTGTGGCGTAACCTCTCAAAGATGCAGGTCCACTTCGGGAAGAAGGAGTTTGGGTTTTTCCCGCAGACCTACTGCCTTCCATATGACTCAAAGCTCCTGAAACGAGCCTTTGAAGACGGAAGTACAAAGCAGAAATGGATAGTCAAACCA CCAGCTTCTGCTCGAGGTATCGGAATCAAGGTTATCAGCAAACTAACCCAAGTACCAAAGAAACGGCCGGTGATAGTTCAAAG gtaTCTTGCCCGTCCCTACCTTATCAACGATAGCAAGTTTGACATGAGAGTCTATGTGTATGTCAGCTCGTTCGATCCGCTACGGCTCTACGTGTTTGAAGACGGACTTGCAAGATTTGCCTCAATGAA GTATTCCAGTTCCATGAAACATCTCGCAAACAAGTTCATGCACCTGACAAACTACTCGGTGAACAAAAGAAATGCTGACTACCAGGCCAATGCAGACGATACTGTGTGTCAAGGGCACAAGTG GAGTCTGAAGGCGTTGTGGAACTACATGAAGCGGCAGGGAATCAATACGAATGCTATCTGGGAGAGCATGAAGGACCTCATTATCAAGACCATTATCTG CGCTGACGGCCCAGTGAACAGCTTGGTTAAAGCGAACTGCAAGAGTCGCTACTGCGTTCATGAGTTGTTTGGCTTTGACATTCTACTGGATGAGAGCTTAAAGCCGTGGGTCCTAGAAGTCAACATCTCACCTAG tttgcaTTCAAACTCGCAGCTGGACGTGAACATCAAGGGTCAGATGATCAAAGACCTCATGAACATCTCTGGAATGCGAGTGCCCGACAAGCACGACGTCGTGCCGCATGCACCTCAGACCAGCGGCCCTCCAGATCTCAG CAATTATGTGCCACCCAATAATGTCTGCATGGACAAACGCTTGTTCAGTCAGCAACTCTCCCCAGATGAGAGAGCAAAGCATGCGTACTATAGCCAGCGGTATCAAGATGAG CAAGTACAGCAGACGATACTGGACATCCTGACTCCGGACGATGTACGGTTCCTCACGGAGTCCATTGACGAGGACTCTAGGAAGGGTGGGTTTCAGAGGGTCTTTCCCACGCCTTCCACCCACAAATACCTCAAGTACTTCGAGACGCCCCGCTACTACAACCTGCTACTCAACCAGTGGGTGCAGCGATTCAATCGCATGGAGCAGAGGG GGATTGCTCTGCTCCAGTCTCTGTGCACGGAAGGCCTACATCTGGAGCTTTGTACGGAGAACCACAACCACCAG TGGAACCCCCCGAACGCCACCTGCCACTCGTATCGGGGAGATCGTTTGCTAAGTGCCCCGGTCTCAAAACATTTGAAAGACGGCGAGGCATTGAAGTCCAG